A genomic window from Sphingobacterium spiritivorum includes:
- a CDS encoding LexA family transcriptional regulator yields MIGNDLKIRLKNLGYELKEIAEKMGISPQALNSKFASDDLKVSFLQQIAKSINKSVYFLMEEPGPITNVIETKEEGVSRSEFLFRTDKLMHNQIIPLYDVHASASLITLFQQDRSTVVDYFSIPNMPKVDGAMAITGDSMYPILKSGDIIFFRKINNFMENLFFGEMYLLDISNDDDDYTTVKYVQTSDRGPDWIKIVSQNQHHSSKDIHLSWIKAAAFVKGSLRLNSMR; encoded by the coding sequence ATGATAGGTAACGATCTGAAAATCAGATTAAAAAATTTAGGCTATGAGCTTAAAGAAATTGCAGAAAAAATGGGAATAAGTCCACAGGCCCTAAACAGCAAGTTCGCATCTGATGATTTGAAGGTTTCATTCCTTCAACAAATAGCAAAGTCAATAAACAAAAGTGTTTATTTTCTTATGGAAGAACCCGGACCTATTACTAACGTGATAGAAACTAAGGAAGAAGGAGTGTCCAGATCCGAATTTCTTTTCCGAACAGATAAACTCATGCATAATCAAATTATACCATTGTATGATGTGCATGCATCGGCAAGTTTGATTACCTTATTTCAGCAAGACAGAAGTACTGTTGTCGATTACTTCTCTATTCCGAATATGCCTAAGGTCGATGGCGCAATGGCCATTACAGGGGATAGTATGTATCCTATACTCAAATCCGGAGATATTATTTTCTTTAGAAAGATCAACAACTTTATGGAAAATCTTTTTTTCGGAGAGATGTATCTGCTGGATATATCTAATGATGATGATGACTATACAACTGTAAAATACGTTCAGACATCAGATAGAGGCCCTGATTGGATTAAGATAGTATCTCAAAACCAACACCATAGCTCAAAAGATATTCACTTAAGCTGGATTAAAGCAGCCGCATTTGTTAAAGGATCTTTAAGACTGAATAGCATGAGATAA